cttgctGCAGAGATTTCGTAAGGGGAAGTCATGGGTTAGAGGCACTTGGTCAAGGGtttctctggctgcagctgtgcCTTGTCCCTTGTCTCGTGAGCTGGACCAGAGCTGCAATCATGAACAGACAGCAGGGGGGATGGGAGTATCTCCCAGTCAGGCAGAGTGACCTCCTGTCTCCATGGGCAGGACAGCTGAGATGCAGCTCCCTGCACCCAAACCATCCATCCCCCCATTACACTGTGGCCTCTTACTTAGCCTCCAGCTGGTACCCTGGccaaagggaggagaaaggcaggagCGGGATGTAATCCTGTCACCTTGTGCAGACAGTGAGCGTTCATCCTTTGCAGCTTCCTCTGAGCATCTGTAGCACTGATTTTCCTGTCTCAGCCCTGTCCAGCTCTGCAGGTAAATTCCCAAAAGCACTGTGAACTAACCGTGCTTCCTAAATGTCTGAAGAATGAGGACATTATTTACTTTTGGCTGTCAATGGGCATCAAATGGTGTGAAAGAAATGTATGCCTCAGCTCCATCGCTATCTGGGACCAAAATAACAGATAAAAGAAGAATATCAGTGGGAGTTATCATTATATGGAGTTGCCATGGAAATAGCATGAGAGAACTTGGAGGAGAGCTAGCACACCATGTCTCCAGGAGGGCATAAATCCCCTGCTAGTCTCACTCCTTTTTATCACATTAACAGGCAATATTTCTTGCTTTAGCCAGAGGTGGGAAAACATCAAAGCACAGTTCTGACATTTTTGTCTATTCCTAGATTTCTCTGACCAAGACCTCCCTGACCCCTCAAGAAGCAGAAATGTGAACCCTAGTGCTATTGGAAAGTTGTCCTGGACATATCATAATTTgataatttcagtaaaatggTAAGATGCGTGtaattttccccagaaaatatttattgcctTTCGTGaaatcatatgaaaaaaaaaaggaaaaactttttttaaaaaaatgtcctaTTCTAAgacttttttccaaagaaaaaggtcatattaaaagaattttttttaatgctgatttCTAAGGAAAAACATTACAAGTTAAATGATCTCAGAGTTTCAGTGAAATTGCTGTCTTGTGCTGTAGCATCGTTCTGGAAAGCCCATTTTATTCTCCTCTCTGTTGCTGAATCTCAATTTTAAACTGCCTTGTACTCTCTGGTCCAGGACAGGACAACCATGTCTGCTCACGCACCATATCCTGAGACtccacaaacacaaacacagctcTGAGACATGATGTTGTGTGGGGGTGGCATCCTTCAGCACACGCATCCAGTTCTCCACCCTGTGCTTCCCAGTGGGCCGCAGGTCACTCTTCTGGAGGGTAGTCCCCAACCGGGACAGAGTAAACTACTACTTGGATGCTGGCATCCAGCTGCTTACGAGTACAGGTACACGAGTGTGAATGAATGAAAactgttctgttttcaaacataATCATCGTCTCCTATAAGGTCTCACATTGAGTTCTGTCGCATTATTGCTCCAAtgttgcaatattttttccccaggtacCGCCTTCCCCACCCCTAGCTCCTACAGTTCCCTAGGGCTTTGGGAAATATGGGATGTGACTGAGCACCTTTAGAGATAAGAAGGACCCTCAGCCTGCAGCCAGGCTCCAGAGGGtagagggcaggcaggcaggaaagaCTGGGCAGGGCAGCAGTAAAGCCTTCATATTTGTATCTGCTCCTTTTCAGTAGAGCCAATtagtgggaaagaaaagatgccCAGGAGCCTCCAATAAGACCTCATCTTCCTCACCCAGTAGTACAAATGCTTTGTCTCTGCATCAGTGCTGCAAGGGCAAATGAgatgaaagaaagcagaataacAAGAGAGGAAGCCAAAGAGCACAGTCCCTAAATGCTCCTTTAAGAGCCAATTCAAGTTATGTCCCAGCTACCGACCCCAGTTCTGGCTTGGAGCGGCATTTCAGCAACTGAATTTCCATCACATTTGTGACTCCACTTGCAAAAGCTGGGACCCCAAGTGATATAAAGCCCTGCATTTGGAAACCTCTCTCCTACAGAATAGCTAAATCTGTGGAATTAATTTGTATGAGGTGACAACTCTggcctgggctgctgctttggcttACAGTCATCACATTTGCCATGATGGCAGTAATTCCAACTTTTTTCCCTAAAGCTgtcttaaagaaagaaaggaaggggggaagagaggaggaaggtcTCTTTTGACATCTGCATTTCTAAGGCAAAAGTCTTACAGTTATCTAAAGTGTTACCAGCAACCAAGATTTCTCCTCAGAATAAAACTTGTGTGCTAAGTTCTTGTTGattgttttgtctgtttgctcAGCATCAGTTTAAGATAAAATTGTACAcataattttataaatgctaTTTATAAAGCTGTGAATACATATTATGCATATTTTGTGACAAAATGAATCCATTTTTACCCCTATGAAATGACAAGTCCCAAACACTGAATAATTCCAAAGGGGCTATTTTTATGGCACTTGGTGGTACATTTGTTGCTGAGTAGCAGCTCTCTGTCTATAGCCATGGGAATAGACATCATTTTTAGCTTGTCATAATTCTGGAGCTGGATTTGTTCCAGAAGAGTTTGTCATAACAGTGGGCTGTGCAATGGCTATTTATGATAAATGGATTCGTGGATTATGGGATCAAACATTCTGGAAAACAATTGTGTTTATCTTCACATCAGGACTGTCTGGGGAGCTCCCATTCATCCCCTTGCTGTGTCTCCAAGGACAGGGAGCTGCAGTCAGCGGGAAACTCTCTGGCTGGGTGGCAGTCCCCAGGACAGTCTCCTCATCTCCCTGGTGTGCCTGGTCATATcttgctgctttcagcagagTTGTCTGGAAGCAGCTGCCTCCGGTGTTTCTTCAGGATTGTTATTTTCCCATATTTCTTtccagggaaagggaaaacatcCAGAGCTTTTTCAAATGCTACTGCCTTCGCATCAGGAGCGGGAGTAACTTGAAAGGTGAGACAAAAATCCCTGTCCGTATCTATGCAATTTTGTTACATTCTGTGCATTCTGGGCTTCCattcaaaataaacaattttttaaaagccaaaacctAAATCATACACTACAGAAAAAacttgtctttttctctcttgttcaGAAATAGCACCATCgtgatgtaaaataaattaactccTGCCTCCTGTTAACAAATCAGCTCTGTGGAGAGCTGTCTCCAGCCAAATGACTGGCCTGGTTCAAGATCTGAGTTTTGTTCCTGCATCCAGAGAGATCTTCTGTGCAACCATTATAAAGCTGACACCATCCCTGCCTGGAGCATGCATCTGAGGAGTGAAGTGGGGAACAAGGCACTACTTATAGCAGTGCCACCGCTGTACCCAGGGAGATGGGAGAGGTGAGGCGTGAAGCTACGTAGGGGTCAACACACAGACctgggaggaagaaaaccacCCCTGGGCACGCAGTGTGCCTGAAACCGTACCTGTTTTCCAGTTCTATTTGCTCCAAATCCTGTTTCCCCATTCAGATCAAGCAAGCACTCCAAAACCTGCAGGACCGCTTTCATTGTTTTCAAATCGGCTGGGCAGGTTCCCAACTGGAGGGTGTTTTAGGCCAGGTTCCCAAGACGCAGTATCTCATCaaatcagtgtttctttttttcccctcccgaGGGTAGGGAGGGCTTCTCAGAGCAGTCTCAGCTGCTCTTGCGGCTCAGGATTTAGCCCCTCCTGGGTAGCAGCGCTGAAGATGTCCTCAGAGAAAGAGCATTGCTCTCTGCGAAGGCATATACCAAAGTCTTGTGGAAAGCAGATGGCAACAcagtgggagcagagctgtgctggggattTCCAGGGAGATCTTTGCTCCCTGGGCCTTGGTGTAGGGAGGAGACGGGGTTTGGCTCAAGGCATGGCTGGGGAAGCTGGGAGGCATCTCTGGTTCTCTTCTGTGTTTAACTGTGCTGCAGCTATCGCAACATAAACCCTTATCGGAATGGATTTGGCtgtctccccttccccaccaaCGTCTGCCAAGGCAAAGGGCCAGCACACAAGTTATGGGGCACACAAGGCTCTATGTCGAAATGACCCATCTTCACACCACCCTCTGCTGAGACAGCAAAACCAGGGAGGGCATCAACTGTCTCCCTTCTACATCTCCACaggatttttcctcctcctccagcttggGTTTCCCATGCATGGGTACTGGTGTGCAGGTGGAAGCAAGGCATTGGAGAATGAGAGGAATGGTTTTACATTAACTTAATTACCTCAGATAGACACGACTGTAGTAACCATGCCCTTCGAGGTACCCTGGCTAAATAATACTACAGCTCATGAAAGAGTAGTATTTTCAACAAGCCAGCACATGTTGCTTTGGAAAGATGTTCCTTTGCAAAGCTGAGTCATAAAGAGGATTGAGAAACTCTGCAATCAGTGATTAAATATCTAGAAAGATCTGCCAGCAGGAAAGTGTGCCCAAAATTGTCATGCTGTACACTACCTTTTATTTCAATGCTTTGCTTTGGGTCAAAGGTTTAATTAGTTTCATTTGTCTGAGTATGAtgcatttcaaatttcagaTCCTCTCCTCTCTTACTCACAGCAACATTCAATTCTGCTGATCTTGTACTTCATCAGTCATGTGGGAAGGTGACTGAACTTTCTGTTTAATGCAGAAGATGCTTCAATTGCTTCTTTGGACTCCCATTAGGAAAGGCCTTAAATTAAGCACCAGGGATATAAAAAATTTGGATGAGTTTGGAAAGCTCTGGAAAAATACTCAAAGGAGACTAGTTGCCATGGCAatgcttctgtgttttctcttggGATACAGAAGTATGTGCTGAAGAAGACACTTCCCCAACACACACCTCCCTTAGACCCAAACCCACTTCGCTTCCACgggcaggcacaggcagggtgGTGCAGCTGCCCACGTAGCACAGGCATGAGCTCTGCTGTCCCATCCCAGGGAGCCCCAGCGTCAGGTCACACTGCCAGTATCACACTTTCCCACACCGGCTGCCTCTCAATGGCCTAACAGCTCCAGAGCATCTCTGCAAAGCAAGTGTGGTTGGTGAGAGGCTCGCAGCTTACGATGTCCAGCGGCATCAGCTCATGGGATTCCAGCGGAGGAGAAGACCCATGGCACTTGTAAGCCACactgcaggctgggctgcaggggatgcAAAAAAAGGAGGCACGGGCCTGATCCCATGGCAGTGAGTTGATCCATATGCATGAGAATCCAGAACCTCATTGACATTGAAGCACTAAATCCCAGTGGTATCTCTCAGGATTTTGTTTCTGGGATGTTTGACTTCCACTTGTACTTTTGAAAAACCTGCACCTAAATTTCAGGTTCCTGAACCCAGTCTTCTCACCTGGATTGCACAGAAGATACGTCTGAGGCTGCCTCGGGACCTTGGGCTGCTGATCAGCCAGACCCCACATTCAGTCTAAGAACAGTGTGGCTCCTTCCACCTCATTCACTCTAGTTTCTCCTCACAGAAactggggggtgtgggggtgtgggggggcaGCAGTGAGAGGTAGGGGAGCAGCATGCACCCAACTCTCACCTAGGCATGGGCTCTGGATGTGGAATTAGACAGACAGCACCTTAGGAATCAAGCAGCTTTTGCACTGACCCATCTTCAGTAGCAGCGCCCACAGAGGCCTATAAAAAAAGCATCTGCCATGGCTGAAACCTGTCTTGTGCAACAGATTCTGCTGAGAGCAAAGCAGAGATTATGAATGAGCTGACAAAACCAGCCTGCTGTTGGCATAGGCACCAAGCAGAGATGGAGTAGCTACACGGGAAGTGTTTCATCCATTACTGTCAGAGAAGTCACTTTTACCACTGATCCTGCTCCAATAAATCATGTTGCCAAGCAGTTTTATAGAGGCGTTATACATCCAAAGCTACTTATGGTCCCATTAAAAgagatgcatttcttttttagctCAGTGTGGCTGAAATGCTGTCACAGAAGAAAGAGAGTCGCTGCTCAGAGCACTATTGTAAAAGAGGTATTATTGTAATTACAGCAGGAGGGACGATGTGAGCTAGGAGCCACCATCTTCTTCCCCTGTCCCATTGCCTTCGGGCAGCCTTGCAAAGCTGCAAATTTGCTACCACAAGCACAATAGCTGCTCACACACCCTTTGCCATGGTGATTGATGAAAATGGGGAAATAATGATGTGACTTCCCCTTTCACCATAAATCACCCATCCCCTCAAAGTGACTAGAGTATTATAAGTCTGGCCAGATTTATACGGACAACTTAACCAATTAGCTCTTTTATAAAGGCTCTTGTCTTCTTAATGTAGTGTTAGATATATTTAGGCATGTGTCTacaaaagaaagtatttctttccaaagctaACAAAGCTCTCATTCTAGCAGACTGAAAACCTCAGTCTGCAAACGTTCGCCCTGTGGCTGTGTTCGCATTAGCAAGTTATTCAGTGACGGCAGAGGCCAACCAATAGATCAAAGCAGGGTGTCTGGAGGCACCTACATAAACactacatatatacatatacatgtacTTAAAAcatacatgcatgcatacatacacacatatttatacacatacacacgtacgtatatataaatatatatggtTTGCTACCATTGAGGCCAGTAGGAAAACTCTCACAGATGATGTTACTAGCAAGTGAGGTAGCTTAGGAAGCCGGTGTATCCAGCACAGCTAAATCTACACGGCATGCATTTAATTCCCATCAAGATTATGCTTTTGAATTTGACTCTGTTTAAATGTGGCTCTTCCTGTGGCCGGCCCTATCGCCATCACACCGCTGCTTTGCACAGCACTGGGAGGGACCTGCCTGGCTGCTAATTAGCAGCAAGGCCACTCCTGACTCTGGAAGGCAGAGATAATTCCCAAGGCCGTTACCCCACTAAGCCCATCTAGCCCAGCAGACAGCACTGGCAGCCATGGAGATGCTCCTCTGCACCACCAAGCGAGGTGATGGGAGAGGGGCCCTGGGCAGCGGTGCAGCCTTCGCTGCACCCACCGCATCCCAACAACCCAGCAAGGCAGCCACCGACAGCACGGAGGTGCCTAAGCAAGAAGAAACGTCTGCCTTCCAGTTTTCTTTGCACTGTTGTCTTAAATCCATACATGGCAGTTAATGTCATGACTCCCTGTCAACCATCAGAAAAGCACCAAAATGTGCCTGTTTCAGCATTTGCCTGAGACAGAGAAGGGCACTGCACAGGcacagaagagaagcaaggaGGTCTCTAGGCAATCTGCTGCACTATTATCCCTCGGAGAACAAATACTGGAGGGGGCAGAGAAaaagctttgggttttttttacgTCAGTTCAGGAGTCAATTATGTGTAATGGAGCGGCTGTGACCATGCTGGCCTCAGGTCAAAATCCAGAGCACACATCTGACTCCTGGCTCCCAACAAAGAGGTTGCTGGAAACCCTCTAATGTCAACGGCAAGTCTGTCTGTCCAAACAAACATGCACCCACAGTGACAGAGGCATATCAAAAAGCTGGCTGACCCACTGCCTATGGAGCAGAGAGACAACCTGCTGGAAGCCCTCAGCCAAAGAGTATTTCTGCCCTTCCACATGCAAGGAACTCCTTGCGGAAGGACAAAAGGATGCCATGGATAGTAAGTTTACCTTAAGTCTGAAAAGCAACTGGACAAACAAATGGGATAAAGTCTATCTGGATCCACCAAGTGCAGTAACAAAAATCCCTGAGTCACATTGTACTACAGACAGGGAAATATTTAGAGGAGATACCAGCCCACAGTGGCACTGATCCTGTAATCTGTCTCAGGTGTCCACCACTGGCAGCAGGGCACTGAGCTAGATGGACCTCAATGTGACAATATGTCTAACATTTCCAGATAGCAGGCTGTGTTGAAAATCAGTCGTAAGTATTTGCCTGAACGGTGTCTGTGAACCCACACATAGGAAAACACAAGTGAACACACAATTTTCCTCACGCGAGCACGCCCCCTAGCTTCTACATTAACACAAATACATCAGTCAAAGTGGCtaaattcaacaaaaaaaaaaagattactccATCAGCTCCCACCTTCCACAGTCAAATAATGCAGGGCCACACCAGGATACCTAAAATAGCAATTTATTGGGAAAAGTATTATGGTTATTTATAGATGCTGCAACATGATTAGTACCCTAAACAGAAAGATAAACTAGCAAACTAAATTCTTTCAAATCAACAACTCCCACTGAGCTCACAAAGCCAATGATCAGCACAAAAATTGTACATCAtaacattatattttttttatttatttaaaaactctAGAAAATGCAGACATAACACAGGCATCTTTGCTTGTAAAGAAAAGGCAATTCAGTTTGCATAAGCTTTTGATATCAGTTAACACTGTCTATGAAACTATACCCTGCCTACTGCATGCAAAAGACCAGTAGCAGGGTGTCCTAGTTTCGGcagggataattttttttcttagcagctGTTTAGTGCTCCGGTTTGGATTTCGGATGAGAAGAACACTGATAAGACGctaatgtttttagttgttgccaagcagtcaaggacttttcagcatttcataCTGACCTACCAACAAGGTGGtgggtgcccaagaagctggaaggggacacagccaggacagctgacccaggctggccaaagggatatcccataccatatgacatcatgctccatatataactggggagtgggctgggaggcagggtAGCTCAgaaactagctgagcatcagctgcAGGTGGTGGGAAATTGTGctatgcatcacttgttttgtatgttatcatcatcatcttcctcttctgtcttattaaactgtattatctcaacccaagaggttttgggttttttttttccattttcaattctctccctcatcccactggggcagggggagtcagcaaacagctgtgtggttgttttagctgcccaccagcagcacaggtgGAACCTACAGATGCAATTACTCTATTGGGTcagatatgtttccagccatccagtggttacttccaccattgtaagagCATAACGCTTGTCTTGGCGGCTTcgtgggagcgtgatgtagtcgatcTGCCATGCTTCCCCGTATTTACTCTGTTCAGAAGAGTGCATACACgttatgaaaaaaacccaccaaaaccatGCTGCTGAGATGTGCAGCTCTCTTCATACCAGGTTTATTTATTggtcttcctaatatctgagATTTCACAGGAGAAATTTTGAGAAATTTCAGGATTTTGATCATTGCAGGCCATTCATCATTGGTTGATAGAAAGGACTGTATCCACAGTCTATACACAAGTTCCAAAATGAACTCAGGAATGCGTAATATGGGCAGCACTGTATCCCTCCATTCCTCACCTACAAAGGTAAAAATAATCTGGGGCATGAATAGGTCCCTTTGGATTCAGGGATGGCCTTAGAAGGGCCTTtgctccttaaaaaaaccccaactctttcaaAACCCTAACTCTTTGTTCACCTTGATTTCCCCTTTCGATTCCTACTCCCCTGCACTGCAATCACTAAATGCAGCCAATGGCTgttccccccttttttttttaaattgtatttgctCTTTTTACCCATCCTGACTAGCTGCTTTTGCACACAGGCAACTCTCATGAGGTCCACAGAAAAGCTCTTACATTGgtcagcaagagagaaaaagaaagcacacGAGAACCTCaggttttctccttttactgCTGAGATCTGTTCTCGGAAAGCAGGCGTATGTCAAGCTTGACCGGCCAGAACCTGGGATGCCATCTGACAAATCTCTCTTCCAGCTCCAGGGGAAAAACGGCTTTTGGAAAGCGCCTGAACTTTGAGGTGCTTCAGCATCAGAGGCACACCGCTTTCAGCAAAGGTAACGAATTATACAGCCACCCACAGTAGCATGGTGTGTGAGCATGTGTCCACTGCAGgcatcctgctgcctccctggcaGAGCCAGCAACTAAAATGCTGGTTTGACGCCTAACAGTTAAACTCTGATGGTCGTCTTAACACAAGACCTGCCCTTACTATTGTATTTGAAGTTTCCGAAAGCCTATTATTTGACATAAATCCCTGTTTTCAAGAATAGCCAGGTTTTCCTCCTGAAGCAGCCCTTCAGAAAGTAATACCatttaagagatttttatttttttttccccaagatcTGCACCTACAGTGAGTCCCCAAGATTCTCTCCATTCTTCAAATGCACCCTCAGATCTCCAGTAATAGGCACCAGCTTTTTTTGCAGCctgtatttttctaattcaaTTACATTACCACACACATTTCAGCTTTGGCCCTTGTGTAGGctagttttaaagaaatactacACACAAGTAACAGGAAAGTGAGTAAATGATCTTGGGGTCTCCACATTATGTTGCCCAGCTGCTAGTTGAGATCAGGACATAACACACCCCAAAATGTCTCACCTCAAATAGAAGGACAGCTACAAACAGAAACCCGGCTCTTCCTCTAAATGACATTTCTCTGTCAGATGACAGAAGCACGGCTCTCCTGCACACTATGAGACAACGTAAaggatgttttattttcactgtgctGTGTTGGTAGCAATGCCCATGTCCCTTTAGACTGCTTTTGGAACGGCACAGATAAAAGCAGTGTTTTACAGCTGCAGCAAGCTCAAGAAGATAAAAAAGTCCCTGTACGCACTTCTGTCATGTTCTCGCTAATTAAGTACTTTTGGCTGTCTCAGCATTGAGCTCTGGGAGCATGAGGGAGATAAAAGCAAACCACCGAGAGATCACGAGAGGCTGTGTCGTTGAGGACTTTGTCCggaaggaaggagcaggatCACCAGGTGGCTCTGCGGTGTTCTTCTAAAATGGTTGGTCCATAAAAGACTGAGGCATAGGtgtggagggaggaaaggatggTCTTCTGCCTCTGCCAAATTGTTAGTTTATTTTGAAGAGGACAGGGACATAGCATGGGGAGGTTATCAGTGCAAGCCAGCACCACTGGGAGCCAGGTGCTCACTCTTTCACAAACCAGACCTCATTGCGTCGCCCATAAGGCTTCATAGGGGGGTCATAACCATTGCAGAAGTAGAAATCCTTGCGGTATGCAGCTTCACTCCCCAGAGCAGACTTCAGCTTGGCAGCATAGTTCACATAATCCACTTCTTTGGCATAGCCACCAAACTGCCTgcaaagaaaccaaacagaGAGGTGTTGAGCAGTCCCGTCAgagcacagaaaggaagagagggagaacaataTATAGCCACGATATATTTAATCATGCATTTTGATTCAGGTCCCGCCAACATGCACTTGTGCAGGCGCTGTTCTTTGTGAACTGGCACACTTTGTGATAGATTAAGTCTCAAGGGTTACGCAGCCAGGTTGCAGTCAGCCATTGGCAGGCCCCAAGCAGACCCACGTATATCAGTCAGCAAAATGGCCCTGCCCTTTGAATCGACGCCACATCAGAGGAACAGCTTCCTACAGCACAAGGTTATCTCCAAGTCTGCTCAGCCTGCAGTCCCTGCACCAATGCTGTCCACAGCCATGTTCACTGTGGTGTGAACAACCATCTGGTGGAAACCAGATCATGAAGGCAACCCAAACTCTAGCTAGCCCAAGGAACAGGGGGAATGGGAACAGAGACGCTAGCAATTACAGCCCACAATGCTATTTAAGAGGGATGGGATGGAATCGGTCTGGTTTATGTTGACCTCCCACCAACAGGAACTATTTCCACATCAGCCTGCACCTCACCACCCTGCCTCAGGGTCAAGGTTTGAGACAAAACAGCCTGTTCTTGCAGAAGTGGCCCACACCCACAGCAAAGGGCAGGCAGCAGTCACAGACAGTTTAGAGTCAGCCAAAATAGTTCAAGCAAGGAGGCAGGGGAACATCCAGGGGGTTAAAAACAGGGTGAAGAGCTTATTGTTATTGTGATGCTAGTTTGAGCCCAGCTTGTCAGTCAACAGCAAAGACATTCAAAGGTGATTTGAAGCAGTGGAATGGCTGCTTGTTTCCATGATGGATTCTGGCATGAGTCCATCTAAATGAGGCTTCAGCTGACACCTGTAGTTTGACACGAACCACACTGAAATACATTCTTGATGACTAAGAACCATCTTGATCTCAGAAAGTGATGAAAACAATAGTTTTCAGAGATTAGGAATGACTCAGTACCTTCATATTTACCTTCCCCTGCTCTTCACCAGGCTTTCACAAAAAGGCTTTCAGGACTAACCTCTGCACTTGTTttcccagtgaaaaaaaaaaaaattcatatccCGAGTAGGTGCAGCACGATCAATGATAAGAAATGCCATGAAATACTTGTCTTCAGTCTGAAAGACCCGTCCATCTCCTTCTACCACATGCACCCATTGTCCAGCAAGTCACCTAGTAAAACCAACACTGCTCTTCAGAACACCTAGAGACCTCAGCACTTGGGATTGGAAATCCCAGGATGCATTCCTTACGTGGAATAAATGGTCATCCCCTGTTTCTCTTCAATCTTAATGCTTTCATCGCTAGGACAAGGAGGGTTGGCTTGAAACTGGTTTGGGATCCGCAGGGAGACCTTCACTTTCTGCTGTAAGGAGCCATcttcagcaggaaaagcagtgaTGGAGACAGGAGCAGTCATGCCCATTCCAATCCCTGAAAGAGACACACAGACATTACTAAAGAAGTCTAGGTTCTTGGGAACTCACAGAATTAACAGGGGATTCACAAAAGCTAATTTTAGTTTAGGAAAACTCCTCACACTGAACTCCTTGTGTAGTCAGCCAAGAGAGGGGTCCTCTGACGCACGCAGAAAAGCCACATTAGGCTTCTGCTTGGGCCAAACTTCTCTCTCCACTCACTACATAAGGACACTGGGAGATAAGGGCCACAGGTGACCTCTGGATGGCTTTTTATTAATGGTCCTGTTGCTGTGGCTCTCAGCCATACAGCTCATGCAACCAAGACATTCTGTTCATCTGACAAATCATCTCTAACACAAAAGGGTCTAATAGTTCCAAGGCAGGTCAGGGGCACATGTAAATCTACATCAGTATTTAAATTGTTATCATCTGCACTTAGTGGTGAGCCCATAGCCGATACTGGGTGACAGAAGCTTTCTTCTA
This sequence is a window from Balearica regulorum gibbericeps isolate bBalReg1 chromosome 1, bBalReg1.pri, whole genome shotgun sequence. Protein-coding genes within it:
- the HEBP1 gene encoding heme-binding protein 1, with the translated sequence MLGMIKNSLLSTVEAWPYRVLSKGEKEQLSYEERACEGGRFAVVEVAGKPFDEASKEGVLKLLKYVGGTNDQGIGMGMTAPVSITAFPAEDGSLQQKVKVSLRIPNQFQANPPCPSDESIKIEEKQGMTIYSTQFGGYAKEVDYVNYAAKLKSALGSEAAYRKDFYFCNGYDPPMKPYGRRNEVWFVKE